ACATTGGTTTGGGGGCGGTGGGTGGCAGTTCCAGCCACGTGCACTACCCTGTGATTCACTCACCCATGTGAACCCTGCCATGAAATGGGAGTGGGAAGGGCTTGTGTAGCAGGAGGCCCAGGGCAGCGAGCTGCTGAGCTGGCATTCTGCCCCTGGCTGGGAAAGGGGGTGCCCAGCGCCCTTCTGCCCCAGCAGAATGCAGCGCACCTCCAGACCAGCCTGGGCCATGACTGCTGGTGTCTTGAGCCATTGGTTAGACTGGGACTGGGACAGCAAGAGCCTCTTTCCACCGTGCACCCCCCCTGCATGGAAGGTGGCCTTAAAGTCTGCCCAGGGACTGTGGGGGTCCAGCCTGCTAGCTGGCAAATGGGTGTCCAAGGAGGTAGTGGGCAACCTTCTCGCCTCTCTGCCCTCATCACCAGGGGACGAGTATGACATCTGCGCCATCTGCCTGGAGGAGTATGAGGATGGGGACCGACTGCGGATCCTGCCCTGCTCACATGGTGAGGAACCCTGGGCTGCTGGCGGGGGCACGCTACTCTCATCATGCTGCAGGCAAGCTGGCCATAGGGTTGGCCTCAACAAGGATGTGGCATGGACTTGCAGGCTGACTCCTGCAGTGTTGCACACCTTGCCCCCTGGATAGAGGATGCAAAGAGCCAGTACACGGCGTGGAGTGGGCTAGGATTGGAGCTTCGCTGGATGGGTGGCCAGTTTCCTGGGGTACACAGGTGCATAAATCCTCCTGTAGAAAGAACACTTGGGTGCAGGCCTTGTGCTTTGTGGCCAGGGCAAGCCTTAGTTGTCCCTTCCCTAGAAAGGGACTATTACTGTCTCAAAAGGTAAATCAAGTGAGTCATAACTCCAGGGAGGTGACAGGCCCAGCAGCTCTCCATCTTCTTTGtgctctcttccttccccacccccagcctaCCACTGCAAGTGTGTGGACCCATGGCTGACACAGACCAAGAAAACCTGCCCAGTGTGCAAGCAGCATGTGATCCGATCAGCTGAGGACTCCGACTCAGAGGGCGAGGAGGGCCCGGAGCGGGCTGAGTCTCCCAGGGACGGGGCcgaagaggaggagctggagcAGCCTGCCACAGAACGCACCCCCTTGCTGTGCTCTGTGCCCACAGAGGCAGTCAGCCCCTCGTTTGGCAGTATGGGCCActcacctccctctgccctgcccttTCAAGGGACCATggaccaggcagaggaggagccTGCCTCTGTTTCCCCCCAGCAGCCCCTGCTGGTCTAGTCCCCCTTTCCCCCAGACCTGTACTGTTCTCTTGGTCTTTAGTGGTCCTGGGGAGCAAATGTGGACATTGTTCCTCCTACCCCTCCCAGGGAATGGCAGGCTCTGTTTTTATCACTGAGCTTCCAGTATTTTAATTTTCCATGGTGAAAAGATGCAGTAGATGTGGGATGCTCTTGGTGGCAGATCTCTGTTGCATAAGGAGAGGAATGGGAGGCTGCCCCCAGCAAGGAATGGGCCCAGGTGTGGATTCCCTTCTCAGCCAGCCTGTGTGTGAAGCAGAAGCTGCCTCGGAGGAGCTCAGCCTGCCTCTGCTCTTCTGGCAGGGGCGCAGGGCCTGGTGGTTCTGCCCATCACAGGGCTTGCTGAGACAGTGGTGACAGAGCTTCCCCTCTTTGCTGGGGCaagcggagagaggctgccccagcACTAGCGCTGCCTTAACAATACAGCCTGTTCTCTAGCAGACACAGTATGGGGAGGACTTCACAGTAGAAGGTGCTGTTGCAACCCCCTGCTCCCTTCAGCCCCCTTTCTGCAGAGCAGGCTGTGGTTCCTGGGGCAGTCCTCACAGGCAGGGTGGCTGGGCAGGCTGGCCTCTACCAACTCCCCAAAATGGGACCAGGACTGGCTACTCCCCAGTGGGTGGAGATGCCTTGCTGCACAGTCTGACACCTGTTCCTGCGTGCAAAGCACCACCTGATTGGGTTTGTGGCTACACCCCAAGGGGTGTGAATGGGAACAGGTTCCCTCTCTGTAACGGTCAATAAAAAGGGAGCTGTTTGAAAACATCCATGTGGCTCTTTTGGCTAAGGGAACGTGGAGGGTGGCTGGCTGGAAAGGGTCTCTCAGTTCCATCACCAAGTTCCATCCTCATTCTGCAGGAACAGCCTTGGGGCGTCCACTAAGGGCTACCTcaagcaagtggcccctctcttGCTGTCTGGTATCATCACTTCCCAGCAGCAAAGGGGTCCCTCTCCCTGCCGCCTACACTGTTGCTGGAAATTAAAAGCCAGTCATTGCACATGACAGTGTTCTGTCATGAGCCCAACTCAGAAGCCAGctggcccagggctgcagcagccaccttgcaGAGCAACTGGCCTTTGCTGTTGGGCTACGACCACTTTCAAGCACTGGAGCCAGCCTTGagatgccccctcccacttgTCAGAATTGCaccacacccctccccactctaCCAAGGGTGTGCCTAGCTGGTGGGGGTGTTTGCTCTTGGCTGGTCCATTGCAGGCACCACCCAGTGATGAAACATTTGTGGTGACCTGCTTGTTCTTGGGCCCAGGGAGCAAGACAAACTGATCTACCACCACTGGGTGGAGTGAAGGGCAGTCCTGTCCCCAGACTTAGACTAGCACTTGCCCCATTGGAGGAAACATGGCTGAGTTGGCCCAGAGGCACCTTCCTCCAACCAGGAGAATCCAGGCTGAAACCTCACCTTCCCTATGAGGTCAAGGAGCAGCTGCAGCAACACCACCCTCCAGCTGGACTAGCTGCTTGAGATCTGAGCCCAAAGACCCTTGCCCTCCCTCGCACAACACGTGAGCCCCAGGGGAACCTTCAACCTTGTTCAACTCCACACACGCTAGAATtccattttttaattgttttcttgTTCCAATATAGTTTTCTTAACCAAAAAAAACTACACCTTGTAACAATCAGAAAGTTTGGCAGCAATAAGGGTTTGTGATAGAAAAAATGGCcaaaagaggagagggaggagggagtgcaggGGTGCCAGGGGAGGCATTAGAAAAAATGACAGAAAccagggcgaggaggaggagggtcgGAATCTGTGGCGATCCGGCGCCAGGGTCGGTCCCACGATGGCAAGGCCGGTGGCCCCGGGCGGTCGCAGCCACCTTGGACATCCTTACAACCGTTCCATCAGTAGTACCGCAGGCGGGGCAAGGCGGGCGTGTCAATACTGTGACCGCCGCAAGTGGTTGGCCATCTCATAGCACTTCTTGTTGACACAGCCACCGTGGACACCTTCCTTGCCCATCACCAGGACTATCGCTGCGAGGGACACAAGACAGGCAGATCAGTGGGGCAGAGGAGAGAATGACTTGGCCAGCTGCCCCCCACCCAATGATtctgctatgtaaactacttctGTTGGAAAGCGGTATACAAATAATCTTATCAACACAGGCCCACCCCACTGACTGCCAAAGGGCAAATGAGCAGCCTGGCTCTCCCAAGACCCTTCCAGCCAGTGAGAGCTTCATTGCTCAGTTATACAGAGCCTCTATGAGGCTGCTATGATGCTCCGGTTTCaagcattttcaaccactgtgccgtgggagtttggggcaggatcatttgttagtagggtcaccGGGGGATGCAGGCTCCTGCTGTCACTGGGGTgggccttatcaattgtcaaaaactaaCAGTGTGcctatcagtgtgctgtgaggtgaaaagggttgaaaatcactgtgctattcCTTGGACTCCACTGCTGATATGTTCATATCTGGATCCTTTCCATGGAAAGACCAAATGCCACCAAAATCTGGCAAGAGCTCTGCTGAGAGGAAGAAAGAACGCGCCGTGCTGGGCCCAGCAGAATGGTGGAACCCTGTGTACTTGGCAGGGAGGCTGATGCAAATGGTGgcgggtgaagggcaccccatgCACAAGGAACCTGCTCTCGGTGCACGGCCCACAACCCATGTTTAGCATCATGTGTTTGGCTAGTCACCACCACACCCCAATGTGATACAAATACTGTAGGGCAGCCCTATGCTAGGCAGGTTTAGGATAGGACAACCCGGCTGTGACATCACTCTGTGGGACTTGGACACAACGCGGCTGCTCTGCCGAACCCCACATTCCTTCAGAGCCAGGCGATGGCAGAAAGGCCAGCAGAGAAGGGAAAGAGGCACCACGGCATGGGACCAAAAACCTCTCCTCTTCCAGAAGCGGccgtggcccccccccccggttccaaATGATGTGTCCCTCCAGCTGCCCCAACACCACACTCCAAACAGTGGCGGCCTTCTCTCCGAGGGGGCTGGATTAGCAGGCAGCTGTTCACACCCCTGCCCCACCTTGAGTGGCCAGGCACAGCTGCGGGGAGAGGaatccaggcagctgccagagaCCTCGACAGCTGGAAGAGGTGgcctggagtggggtggggggaaggaagccTGCCCAAAGCTACTCACTCTTGTTGGTCATGGCAGCAGTGATGTTGTATGTGGGGTTCCCGCCTGTGCTCTTGGTCCGCAGGTCCATGGTGCACTCGCCATCTATGTGCAGGCTGTCCCGGATGACTGAGCACTTCTGGCCGCCCAGCGTCAGCCCGTTCACAAAGAGGCCGCTGCGCTCCTTTCCCACCAGGGTATTCACTTCCGCCGGCTGCAATAATAGGAGATAACAGGTGAGAAGCTGTGACCCTCATTTcagccctggccctgcctctCCTGTATCCCTGCCCGGCAGCTACTCAGAGGACCCAGAGACTCACACCCTGCCCTGCTACCCCAGGCCCCCTTTAGGACAAGAGGCTTGTCGAGACCACACCTCCACCCAACAAGGTAGGCTGCTCAAGATCACCCCGCCAAAGAGCACCAAAGGACACCTGGTCAGCTGACCGCACAGCATTCCTCCGCCACTCATCTCCCCAACATTCATACAGACAAAAAAGCGGGGCACAGCCCAGACCGGCCCCCTACCTCTGGGTCTAGCAATCATATGGTGAGGAAGGCAATGTTTAAGGGTCAGGGCCTTATCTGGAATTACAGGGCTCTCTGGGGGAGAAAAAGCAGCTCTGGATGCCAGTGTGGTCTGCTTCCCTCTGACCTAGACCCCCGAAGCCCCACAGGTTTTGAGGGTGCAAATGCCTCACATGCCCCAATGTGTGCACAAGAAGCGGCTACATGTAGGTACTGGAGCTGAACACGCTCAAGGCTCTTCTTCAAAGTCTGGACCTTGGCCTCTAAGCCATTTCCCAAGAGGCAGCAGGAGCCAGGAGGCTCTGCCTGGAAGATGCTGGGGCTCCACATAGACCCCACCAGGTCTCTGCAAGAAATCCTCACACCACACAGGTGGTTCTGCTGCTGTGAGCAGGCCACAAGCTCAGAGACTGGGCTCCTGCTGCTTACTGGCAGGGGGCAGCACCAACTTCCTCCCCGCCCCACAGTCCCACCTGGGACGCTCCCAGAAGCACACAGAGGATCCGGGCTGCTGCTGACAAGggtcctctgcctgcccttcagCCTCAGTCACATGGAAACCCCCTCAAGCttgagggggagagagaaccctgcccctcccaccagACAAACGCCCCTCCCCCAATTAAGCCCTTGCTCCAAACAGGCATTAAAGCCTGCCAgccccccctcctcctttccctctgcCTGACTGATACCAGCCATGGGCAATTCCTGATGAGAGCCTGCCTGGGGACGGGCGGAGAAgggctgggctggcaccagtcCCTGTGGCCAGGTTGCACATTAACCAGCCTGTGCACACGCCCTGGGTTCTGGCAGGAGCCCTGGATGGGAGGCCACCAGCCCCACTGCCCAGGGCCAGCAGAGGTGCTCCCTGTGGATTGGCCAGAGACCCTCAGCCGCGTTCAGACCCGCAACCCTGCAGCTCCCCGGGAGGCCGCACAAGCAGGAAGCCCAAGTCCCCGAAGGCGCAGCTCGCCCAGCAGACGTGCCCTCCGGCCACGGGCGAGGGAGGTGCGCCGCCacgcctcccccgcctccccccacggcTCAGGGGCGCCAGGCCACCCCCAGCGCAACCTCCGAGGCGGCTCCCCCGCGGAGGCCCCAAGGAGGGCTTTCTCCAGCGCCTAATCCCCTCCGGCACGCGCAGCCCACAGCGCCGGCGGCGGCTGGGCAGGGAAGGCCCGGGCCGCGCAGGCTCCACGCCCCGCCAGGCCTGCCCTGCACTTCCGCCGCCGGACTGCAAGAGCCTCCCTCGGCGGCTCGGCCAGCGCCGTTCCCACTGGAGGCCCGGAGCGCGGGACCAGTCCGGCCGGGGACGTGGCGGGAGGCCCGCCGAGCGCAGTGGCTCCGCCCCGGAGCTTTCCGCCCCGAAGCCcgggcctgcctgcctggggcgTGGAGCCACTTCCGCGCCGCAGCTTCTGCTTCTCGGCGGGGCTTCGGCGAGGGGCCCTTCGCGGGAGGCGGCCGAGCCGGCCCCGCCCCGCGAAGGGAGAAGCTGCGCCTCGGGACGAGCCCGCCGGGAGGCGCGCCCGGGACTGCTGAGCGGAGCGGAGCGGGGCGCCAGCCCGCAGCGCTCTGGGCGGGGCAGGCAGGAAGTCGGCCCGGGGAGCCGCCCCGCAGCGCGGGGCTCGGGCCCGGACTCGGCCCCCGCCGCTTGCCCGCAGCCAGGCCGCGTGCAGCCGTCGCCCCCCGGACGCCGGGAAAGTTGCGGCCCTCCGGCCGGCCAGCCACGCCCCGGGCCCTCGGCTTCCCCGGGGGCGGGGGGACCCGAGGCCGCCGCCCGCCCAGCCTGACTCACTTCCTccgccgggcgggcgggcgggcggaggcGCTTCCCGGGCGCGCCTCGCACAAAGGGCGGCGCCCCCCCGTCCGGCGGGGGACCGCGAGGGGGCGCCCGCCCCTGCCCGGCCCTGCCCGCCCCGCCACGCGGCCGCCGGCCACGCACCGTGATGTTGGCGAAGGTCTTGCCGGGGGCGGCGGCCCAGACGGAGGGCACGTCCTTGTAGCCCACGATG
The window above is part of the Tiliqua scincoides isolate rTilSci1 unplaced genomic scaffold, rTilSci1.hap2 HAP2_SCAFFOLD_110, whole genome shotgun sequence genome. Proteins encoded here:
- the PFN1 gene encoding profilin-1, with the protein product MSGWNCYIDSLMADDTCQDAAIVGYKDVPSVWAAAPGKTFANITPAEVNTLVGKERSGLFVNGLTLGGQKCSVIRDSLHIDGECTMDLRTKSTGGNPTYNITAAMTNKTIVLVMGKEGVHGGCVNKKCYEMANHLRRSQY